The following DNA comes from Amycolatopsis solani.
GTGGCTGCGGGAACCGCTCGACTGGCTGACCGGTGACCAGGTCGCCCTGGAGAACATGGTCGGGACCTGGGAGAACGTCGGGAAGGAACTGGAGAAGATCAGCGCCGACCTCCAGGACACCGTCAAGAAGGACAGTGCGGCTTGGGAAGGCGCTTCAGCGGACGCGTATCGCGCCTTCGCCGAAGACCGCGCGGCGACGTACGCGGGCGTCGCGACCGGGGCGAACGCGATCTCGAAACTGGTCGACATCTGCAAGACGATCTTGAGCGTCGTGCGCTCGATCGTGCGTGACCTGATTTCCGACTGCGTCGGCAAGCTGATCAGCATTGCCTGCCGCTACCCCGGCCCGGCCCTGCCGGCGGGCATGGCCACCGAAGGCACCGCGGAAGCCGTCAAGACCGGCAGCAAGTGCATGGAGTGGATCAAGAAGCTGCTGAAGGCCTTCAAGAAGGCGCAGGAGCTGTTCCACCGGATCAGCGACATCTTCCGGCGGGTCAAGGGCGCGCTGAAGCGCGGCGCGGAAAACCTGCCGGGCCCGCTGAAGAAGGTCGGCGGCCTGATCAAGAACGAACCACGCGACACCAGGACGTTCCTCGAGAAGGTCCGCGACGAACGTCCTGTTCGGAAGAAACTGAGGGACACCGTCTCGTCGGACAAGTCACTCGGCGAGAACCTCAGGGACGTCGGCACCGAAATTCGGAACGACGCCCGGAAGGAGTTCGGCGAGAAGTTCGGGGAAGACTTCGGCAAGGACCTGTGGGACGACGCCAAGAAGGAGTGGCGCAAGGAGTCCCGGAAGAAGAAAGCCGAGGGGGTCGACGACTGGGTGAGCGGGGACGACGACGAACCGACGGACAAGCAGACGACCGTTCAGCAGCCAGTGTTCGAACAGCCGGGCTCGCAGCGGATTTCGGGTTCGATCGAGTGACCGCGCCGGACAGCGACCGTCTTGTCGTGTCGCGGACGGATGGACCGCACTGGATCCAAGCAGGGTTCCTGCTCGCGGTCGGCGCCGGGATCGTCTGGCTGGGCTTGTCGTCGGCCCAGCAGGGCCCACGGATCATGGGCTGCATTGTCGGCGGCGGTTTCGGGCTGCTCGGCCTGAACCTCGTCTGGCGGTCGGTGCGCAAGCCGGTCCGGAACGAGCTGATCATCGACCAGATCGGCATCTCGCGGGTGATCGGCGGTGTCGCGTGGGCTGTGCGGTGGGACGAGCTCGCGGCCGCGTCGGTGGTCGAGAGCGGGCAGAAGCACGACTCCTATCAGGTCGTGCTCAGCCCGGCTCGGGAGGATTTCGAAAGCCACAGCCGGAGCCTGGTCCGCATCGGCGGGGGTGACTTCGTGGTGGCCGGGCTCGGACTGTACGAACGAGAACTCCCGCGAGTGCGCGAGGCGCTGGCGAAGCACGTCGGCACCCGGATCGAGCGCGTCGCGGGCGGGCACGTTCCCGCACCACCGCCTGTCGAGGCAGTCGCGGCAGCGGTGCCCGAGTGGATGCCGCCGCCATTGCGGCCGTCCGCGTCCGTGGAAATCCACGTGAACGGCTGGAACCGGGTACGGCACCGCTGGCTCCGGTTCGTCGCCATCGCCATCGAGCTGGGACTCGGCGGCGTGATCGAGTTCGGGCCGCACAACGGCTTCCGCACTGCGTGCCAGGTCGTATTCGTCGCGGTCTTCGTCGGTGCGTCCTGGCGGGAGATCTTCGAGCAGCAAAGCCGTTCCCGGAAGACCCGCATCACGCTGGAGCTGTCGGCGATCGGCCTCCGCTGGGTTTCGTACTACCGGCGGATCGTGGTCACCTGGCCGGAGATCGCCGAGTTGCGGACGCCGTCCCGGCTCGTCGAATTCCGCCCGGCGAGCGAGGACTTCCCACTCCAGCGCCCGGAACTGGACGAGCTGCGCCAGCCTGACGGCTGGTACCGGCTGCCGACCCCGCTGAGCTCGACTGCGTCGAAACGGTTCGATGCGCACATCCGCGAGGTGTTGCCGGGCGGCGTGGCTTGGAAGGGCTGAGTTGACCCCCGGCAGTCCGGCGACGGCCGGCTTCGAGTCGGTTCCGCATGTCCGGCGCCCGAGCTCGAGGAAGATCGCAACGCAGGCGCCGGCCGTCCTGGTGGCGGTCCTCGCGCTGTGGAGCATCACAGCTCGGGGCATGCTCCAGCGCGGCCCGGATCGACCCGGCGACGCGATTGCGCGGGTCACGTCCTGCGACCGCGTCGGTCCGGTCAGCCGCGGCGGGATCGGCTTCTACTGGTTCTGCACCGCGGACGTGACGACCGAAGAGCGTGCGGTCCGGTCGGTGCGGTTCGGCTTGAACGAGCTGACACCGGACGACATCGGCAAGCAGGTGCCGGTCGAGGGGACGCGGGAGTTCCGGCGAGCCGCCGACAAGCTGGTGGTGTGGTGGGCGATCGCGCCCGGGATCGTTTTCGTCGTCGGCATCGCCGCGTGGTCAGTGCTGCACCGGCGCAGGCGGTTGCGTCATCGCGTCTCGCCGTGGCAGCCGACGACGAGGCTGGTGGCGCCGACCTGCACGCTGACCGCCGGAACTGGAACCGGAACCGGAGCTGGTGGTGGGCATAGCCGCCGGAAGATCGCGCCGGGCGAGTGGTCGGCTCAGCGGTACTGGCGGCTCGCCGGTTCGATCATGGTGGCCGGCGCGGTGTGCGCCGTCGCCGGTTCGCTCGCGGGCTCGGCCGACGCGCGGGAAATCCTCGTCACGCTCGGGGCGATGGGGCTCACAGCGCCGATCTGGCTCTACTTCTTCACCCCGCGTGCCTACCGCGCGAACGTGAACGCCACAGCCGTGACCATTTCGGCCACCGGCATCGGCTGGCACCGCCGCGACGAAACGACGTTCGACCTCGGCTGGGACGAGGTCGCCGAGGTCCGGCTGACGACGATCGACCACGACGGCCTCGTGCTCAGGGTGGTCGATCTGTTTCTCGTCAACGGACGGCGAGGCGATCTGCGGGGCTTGTGGCAGCTCGGTGCCCAACTGGGGGAACACCGCTTGCCTGGCGAGAAGGGGGCGTACCGCTTGCCGGAGGCGTTGAGCGACGCAGCCGCCCGCCAGGTCCGGGAGGCGATGCTCGGTCACCGGCCGGACCGGTACCGCGAGTTCGCGGCGGACCTCGAAGGGGCGCCGCCGACGCCGATCACTCGGGGGGCTACGTGATCGGCGCCGGCGACCCGATGCCCTGCCCGGCTCGCGCCGGTTGGGGCAACGTCACCACCACGTCGAGCGTGATGACGCACCAGGAGAGCGGGACCGGTCCGCGTAGTGACGGCCGGGGGACGGACATCCCCCGATCGAGTGACGGGCATCCGCTGCTCGCATGATTGTCGCACTCAGCCCCGGATAAGTTACAAAAACCTTCACTTTCCCCTTCCTCGCCGGTGCTGACCTGGACCGGACCGGTTTCGTGGCAGAGTGCGGAGATGAACTCCGACGTGCTCGTTGTGGGATCCGCCAACGCGGACCTCGTCGTCGCGGTGGATCGGCGGCCGGGTGGTGGGGAGACCGTGCTGGGCGGCGACACCGTGCTCTCGCCGGGTGGCAAGGGCGCCAACACCGCGGTCGCGGCCGGGCGGCTCGGCGCGGACGTCGCGCTGCTCGGCGCCGTCGGCGACGACCCCTACGGCCGGCTGCTGCTCGACTCCCTCCGCGCCGCCGGCGTCGACACCGGGCTCGTGCGCACCAGCGAGCGGCCGACCGGGATCGCCTACATCACCGTCACCCCGGACGGCGAAAACTCGATCCTCGTCTCCCCCGGCGCCAACTCGAGCCTGGAGCCCGGTGACGTCGACGCCGTCTTCGACGGGGTGGAGGTCGTGGTCCTCTCGCTCGAGGTGCCGTTGCCGACCGTCGAGCACGCCGTCGCGCGGGCCGCCGAACAGGGCGTCAAGGTGCTGTTGAACCTGTCGCCCGCGGCGAAGCTTTCGCCGTCGACGCTGGCCAAGCTCGACGTCCTGCTGGTCAACGAGCACGAAGCCGCGTGGCTGACCGGGCCCGGCGCCGACTTCGGCAAGCTGCTCGACCTCGGGCCGCGGGCCGCCGTCGTCACGCTCGGCGCGGCCGGCGCGGTCGTCGTCGAAGCCGGTGGACTGACCAAGGTCGCGTCGCCGCGGGTCGAGGCCGTCGACACCACCGGCGCCGGGGACGCCTTCGCGGGTGCGCTCGCCGCGTCTCTCGCCGACGGCGAAAGCCTGGTCACGGCGGCCGAGCGCGCGGTGCGGGTCGCCGCGTTCAGCGTGACGCGGCCCGGGGCGCAGCCGTCCTACCCGACCGCCGCCGATCTGGCGGAATGAGCGCGCCGCCGCGCGTGTTGCCCGTCACATGGGCGATTCGTTCGGTTCGGCCTGGTGGCGCGGCTACGCCGCTCAGCTGAGGGCGATCGCCGAGGCCAGACGGCCCGATCACCTCGCGATCATGCCGCTCGGCGAAACCCTCGACGCGCTCGGCAAGCAGACCGAGCTCGACGAAGGCGTCTACGACGTGCCGCTGGAGGGCATCGTCGGCACGGTCGCGCGCGCCGGGGACTTCGACCGCGAGTTCCGGCCGCGCAACCGCGCGCTGCGCGATCGCTGGGAGCACCTGACCCGGACGTCGGCGGACCTGCCGCCGGTGCGGCTCGTCCGGCTGTCCGAGATGTTCTTCGTCGAGGACGGCCACCACCGCGTCGCCATCGCGCGCGCCCGCGGCGCCCGGGTCATCCGCGCGCGGGTCCGCTGGATCAGCACGGTCGCCTGCGCGCTGCGCTGCCTGACGCTCGCCGACCTGCCGTCGAAGACCGCCGAGCGGATGTTCCTGGAGCGCGTGCCGCTGCCGGACGACGTCCGCCTCGGGCTGTGGCTCGACGACCCCGCCGACTGGTTCCGGCTCGCCGACTCGGCCGAGGCCTGGGGATTCCGCCGTATGCTGGCCGGACGGCCGGTCCACAGCCGCGACGAGCTGGCCGAAGCCTGGTGGCGCGAGGAGGTCGGGCCGGTGCTCGAACAGGTCAAGCAACGCGGTTTGTGCCTGCCACCACGAGATATCCAGACGTATCTGAGCTATGGTCTAGACCATGTCTGACTCTCTGTCCGGGGTCGCCGTCAGCCCCGGCCGTGCCAGTGGTCCCGTCGTCCGCGTCGCGGAGCCGCTCGGCGAGCCCGCCGCCACCCCGGCCCCGGCCGATCCGGCCGCCGAGGCCGCCCGGATCGGTCCCGCGGCCGCGATCGTCGCCGGCCGCCTGGAGAAACAGGCCGAGACCGCCACCGGGGAAGCGGCGACGATCCTGATCACGACCGCCGCGATGGCCGCCGACCCGGCGCTCGC
Coding sequences within:
- a CDS encoding WXG100 family type VII secretion target, with product MADNPLIKTDAADDRKVWEGAGIVQDFLDAGDAVADGNWTEGLVNAAFGAGGIAELVADPIGTLASAAVGWAMEFFPWLREPLDWLTGDQVALENMVGTWENVGKELEKISADLQDTVKKDSAAWEGASADAYRAFAEDRAATYAGVATGANAISKLVDICKTILSVVRSIVRDLISDCVGKLISIACRYPGPALPAGMATEGTAEAVKTGSKCMEWIKKLLKAFKKAQELFHRISDIFRRVKGALKRGAENLPGPLKKVGGLIKNEPRDTRTFLEKVRDERPVRKKLRDTVSSDKSLGENLRDVGTEIRNDARKEFGEKFGEDFGKDLWDDAKKEWRKESRKKKAEGVDDWVSGDDDEPTDKQTTVQQPVFEQPGSQRISGSIE
- a CDS encoding DUF6346 domain-containing protein, giving the protein MRTSARCCRAAWLGRAELTPGSPATAGFESVPHVRRPSSRKIATQAPAVLVAVLALWSITARGMLQRGPDRPGDAIARVTSCDRVGPVSRGGIGFYWFCTADVTTEERAVRSVRFGLNELTPDDIGKQVPVEGTREFRRAADKLVVWWAIAPGIVFVVGIAAWSVLHRRRRLRHRVSPWQPTTRLVAPTCTLTAGTGTGTGAGGGHSRRKIAPGEWSAQRYWRLAGSIMVAGAVCAVAGSLAGSADAREILVTLGAMGLTAPIWLYFFTPRAYRANVNATAVTISATGIGWHRRDETTFDLGWDEVAEVRLTTIDHDGLVLRVVDLFLVNGRRGDLRGLWQLGAQLGEHRLPGEKGAYRLPEALSDAAARQVREAMLGHRPDRYREFAADLEGAPPTPITRGAT
- a CDS encoding ribokinase, yielding MNSDVLVVGSANADLVVAVDRRPGGGETVLGGDTVLSPGGKGANTAVAAGRLGADVALLGAVGDDPYGRLLLDSLRAAGVDTGLVRTSERPTGIAYITVTPDGENSILVSPGANSSLEPGDVDAVFDGVEVVVLSLEVPLPTVEHAVARAAEQGVKVLLNLSPAAKLSPSTLAKLDVLLVNEHEAAWLTGPGADFGKLLDLGPRAAVVTLGAAGAVVVEAGGLTKVASPRVEAVDTTGAGDAFAGALAASLADGESLVTAAERAVRVAAFSVTRPGAQPSYPTAADLAE